The following are encoded in a window of Pan troglodytes isolate AG18354 chromosome 4, NHGRI_mPanTro3-v2.0_pri, whole genome shotgun sequence genomic DNA:
- the C5H5orf52 gene encoding uncharacterized protein C5orf52 homolog, which yields MPRDNITASVASGLCAHVQQPPSPSPQPICVSQATRRARFRAPPRDSLRVSARPPRWAGNQPPVSNSFSNREAAMTQPTRPSVTCDQGSSTIGGTAAQATTSSSATSGSNYQRDRLGRRPEIGVGGQPQICFPRPRSAQQPVLFSLMNSSEAAMKKTLPKSHLSRVIIHDNRIAQRIYEMEVSALEKTKKKISHYYEHLKKKFMTEQLRKLGRWREESVNSDRYLTFGIPPPV from the exons ATGCCGAGGGACAATATTACCGCGTCCGTGGCCTCCGGACTCTGCGCGCACGTCCAACAGCCCCCGTCCCCTTCCCCGCAGCCAATATGTGTCTCCCAGGCAACGCGCCGCGCTCGGTTCAGGGCTCCGCCCAGGGACTCACTCCGCGTCAGCGCGCGCCCACCTAGGTGGGCTGGCAACCAGCCTCCAGTTTCCAACTCTTTCTCCAACAGGGAAGCCGCAATGACACAGCCGACTAGGCCCTCGGTCACCTGTGACCAGGGATCCTCCACGATCGGCGGGACCGCCGCCCAGGCGACCACCAGTTCCAGCGCCACCTCGGGTTCGAACTACCAGCGCGATAGACTCGGCCGCCGCCCAGAAATCGGCGTAGGGGGTCAGCCGCAGATCTGCTTTCCGCGGCCGAGGTCCGCGCAGCAGCCGGTGCTGTTCAG CTTAATGAATTCCAGTGAAGCAGCGATGAAAAAAACTTTACCCAAGAGCCATTTATCTCGGGTGATTATTCATGATAACCGCATCGCACAACGAATCTATGAGATGGAG GTGAGCGCTTTAGAGAAGACCAAGAAAAAGATCAGCCACTACTATGAACACCTGAAAAAAAAGTTCATGACAGAGCAGCTCAGAAAGCTGGGGCGATGGAGAGAGGAATCCGTGAACAGCGACCGGTACTTAACCTTCGGGATACCACCACCAGtttaa